A genomic stretch from Diachasmimorpha longicaudata isolate KC_UGA_2023 chromosome 2, iyDiaLong2, whole genome shotgun sequence includes:
- the Lap gene encoding phosphatidylinositol-binding clathrin assembly protein isoform X16 produces the protein MMCYGNERFTQYLASSNSTFQLSNFLDKSGVQGIRDRINVPVNELSLFLRYDMSPFIRRYAKYLNEKAMSYRSVAFDFCKVKRGKEDGTLRTMNAEKLLKTLPVLQAQLDALLEFDCSANDLTNGVISMCFMLLFRDLIRLFACYNDGIINLLEKYFDMNKKQCRDALDLYKKFLIRMDRVGEFLKVAENVGIDKGDIPDLTKAPSSLLDALEQHLASLEGKKGSAANTPTQSASSNRTNVKSGVSALSSTSTAFGTAASNARLDQTGNGHIDEALRQQALAEEEAAMNQYKAKVQSPSGGPSTNPFLASPTGGNQPIVDLFSSASANEAQKASDDLLQLAGNPFADMFGAPQSGAPVQSAPPANTMWMANGNGFVAPTPPASNNFVTDNNFSSVFGGQDQQTTAAQGSAVPNPFMADFSAPQPVNTASSIGLFDQSSVSDQQKGGDLFSAGGQADLFGGESADNKVDTSEMDYSGVQSGIQVAGINAKSTATPPPRPPPPSAGSNDTPRAASPSGGATSSKSAFDDLNDSIRMALGGSPSRPSPAVQQPPHVQQITQQQLTQQQGFGVFDVTGGGVQAGTGQTVVGTVTGYGVPTTQVPVGYGSPVKQPMAGFDGVGSVLLPSSTTVSGANNVSAAGQTGASTGGSKVLTGDLDSSLASLAQNLSINKSAQPQVKGMQWNSPKNTAKTGGPAGWTPQPMAATTGAGYRPMGQGMTQLPPATTFGFPTQSAPLGMQGMPMGMQGMRPMMGGIPGAPAAPGGMMVAGGNAPMMMPGSNPMMGATIQQQPPQSNQAQGNAVQLDPFGAL, from the exons ATGATGTGCTATGGAAACGAG AGATTCACGCAGTACCTCGCTTCGAGCAACAGCACGTTCCAGCTCAGCAATTTCCTGGACAAAAGCGGTGTGCAAG GAATTCGGGATAGGATTAACGTTCCGGTGAATGAACTAAGCCTCTTCTTAA GGTACGATATGTCACCTTTTATCAGACGATACGCTAAATACTTGAATGAGAAGGCGATGTCTTACAGAAGTGTAGCCTTTGATTTCTGCAAAGTCAAGAGAGG GAAGGAGGATGGCACATTACGTACAATGAATGCCGAGAAACTACTCAAGACATTACCAGTGTTGCAAGCACAACTCGATGCACTACTTGAATTCGACTGTTCTGCTAACGATCTTACGAATGGCGTCATCAGTATGTGCTTCATGCTCCTCTTCAGAGACCTGATAAGGCTCTTTGCTTGCTATAACGAtggaattataaatttattgg AAAAGTATTTTGATATGAATAAGAAGCAGTGCCGCGATGCCCTGGATTTGTACAAAAAATTCTTAATACGAATGGACAGAgttggagaatttttgaaaGTTGCTGAG AATGTTGGCATCGACAAGGGAGACATTCCGGATTTGACGAAGGCACCAAGCAGCCTATTGGACGCTTTGGAACAACATCTAGCTTCCTTAGAGGGGAAAAAAGGCTCTGCTGCCAATACACCCACTCAGTCCGCCAG CAGCAATAGAACGAATGTAAAGTCGGGAGTGTCCGCACTATCTTCCACCAGTACGGCGTTCGGAACAGCAGCTAGCAATGCACGTCTTGATCAGACTGGAAATGGGCATATTGATGAGGCATTGAGACAACAGGCACTTGCTGAGGAGGAGGCAGCCATGAATCAATATAAG GCAAAAGTACAGTCACCGTCCGGAGGACCGAGCACCAATCCATTCCTTGCGTCACCAACGGGTGGAAATCAAccaatagttgatttattcaGTTCCGCATCTGCTAATGAG GCTCAAAAAGCTTCAGATGATTTGCTTCAACTGGCGGGTAATCCCTTCGCAGATATGTTTGGAGCCCCTCAATCTGGTGCTCCAGTTCAATCAGCCCCGCCAGCAAATACCATGTGGATGGCCAACGGTAATG GTTTCGTCGCACCAACACCGCCAGCAAGTAATAACTTTGTTACAGATAACAACTTCTCCTCCGTATTTGGTGGTCAAGATCAACAGACGA CTGCCGCTCAAGGATCGGCCGTTCCTAATCCTTTCATGGCGGATTTTTCCGCTCCCCAACCGGTTAATACAGCATCGAGCATCGGACTGTTTGATCAGTCATCAGTATCAGATCAACAAAAGGGCGGAGACCTTTTCAGTGCTGGGGGACAGGCTGATTTATTCGGTGGTGAATCAGCAGATAATAAAGTTGATACAAGTGAAATGGATTACTCTGGTGTACAATCAGGTATCCAGGTCGCTGGTATTAATGCCAAATCAACTGCTACTCCACCACCAAGACCGCCTCCTCCCTCAGCTGGTAGTAATGATACACCACGTGCAGCATCACCATCGGGTGGTGCAACATCGAGTAAAAGTGCATTCGACGATTTGAATGATAGTATACGTATGGCTCTGGGTGGGTCTCCGTCTCGTCCATCGCCCGCTGTGCAACAACCACCACACGTACAACAAATAACACAACAGCAATTAACACAACAGCAAGGCTTTGGAGTGTTTGATGTGACTGGTGGTGGTGTACAAGCGGGAACTGGACAAACCGTTGTCGGTACTGTAACCGGTTATGGTGTTCCCACCACCCAAGTACCCGTTGGATACGGCTCTCCGGTCAAGCAGCCAATGGCAG GTTTCGATGGTGTGGGCTCGGTGTTATTGCCATCTTCTACGACTGTGTCTGGAGCTAATAACGTTTCAGCTGCCGGACAAACTGGGGCTTCTACTGGGGGGAGCAAAGTACTCACTGGGGATCTTGATAGCAGTTTGGCGAGTCTCGCACAGAATCTTAGCATCAATAAGAGTGCACAGCCTCAAGTCAA GGGAATGCAATGGAACTCGCCAAAAAATACAGCAAAAACTGGAGGACCCGCTGGCTGGACACCTCAACCGATGGCAGCCACCACTGGTGCCGGCTATCGACCGATG GGCCAAGGAATGACGCAACTTCCTCCAGCCACCACTTTTGGCTTTCCCACCCAGTCTGCACCATTG